From the Raphanus sativus cultivar WK10039 unplaced genomic scaffold, ASM80110v3 Scaffold4184, whole genome shotgun sequence genome, one window contains:
- the LOC130507218 gene encoding LOW QUALITY PROTEIN: putative gamma-glutamylcyclotransferase At3g02910 (The sequence of the model RefSeq protein was modified relative to this genomic sequence to represent the inferred CDS: deleted 1 base in 1 codon), with product LVCGPYRVPFLLNKPGSGQRVTGELYAVSPRGLSRLDELEGTSRGHYVRQPIRLLKEEGGDDLETEHALSCVVEAYYAHKSYEEELWERNRRRSFGAYTEKEARGYVKRNDRPQHLSFLDHIRIFVSSPCD from the exons CTCGTCTGCGGGCCCTACCGCGTCCCTTTCCTCCTCAACAAGCCCGGATCGGGCCAGCGCGTCACTGGAGAGCTCTACGCGGTTTCTCCACGCGGTCTCTCT CGCCTCGACGAGCTCGAAGGGACGAGCCGTGGCCATTACGTCAGACAACCGATCCGTCTCCTAAAGGAGGAGGGAGGAGATGATCTTGAAACAGAGCATGCTTTGTCGTGCGTGGTGGAGGCGTACTACGCGCACAAGAGCTACGAGGAGGAGCTGTGGGAGAGGAATAGGAGGAGATCGTTCGGCGCGTACACGGAGAAGGAAGCGCGTGGGTACGTGAAGCGGAACGATAGACCGCAGCATCTTAGCTTCTTGGATCATATCCGTATTTTCGTTTCTTCTCCATGTGACTGA